AGGCGGGCATGAGATATCGATGCAAATTGCTGCCCTACAAAAGGAAAGAATCCCGTTTATCGGACACTTAGGCATGCTCCCTCAACAAGTCGTGGCGGAAGGCGGATACAAGATCAAAGGCAAAACCGACGAGCAAGCCCGAAAATTACTCGACGATGCCAAATTCCTCAATGACAGCGGTGCCGCGGCCATCGTACTGGAGCTTGTCACACCACCCGTGAGCCAATTGATCACGGAATCGGTCCGTACACCGGTGATCGGCATCGGGGCCGGAGCAAATTGCGACGGGCAAATTCTCGTTACCCACGATTTAATCGGATTGTTCCCGTGGTTCAGGCCGAAATTCGCCAAAGCCGAGGCGGTTGTTTCTGAGGACATCAAAGATGCAGTGGCCAAATGGCGCGGGACTTTCGACAAATAAGCTGGAGTACTATTAGTCGGCAGTATTTTGTTCCGGAACCACCTTGTGCATCTGATAAAAACGCTTGGTAATATAAAGCAGGGCTCCCATAAAAAAAACCATCCCCACGATCGTGATAAAATTATCCAGACAGGGAGGGCTTTGGGCATTGGCATCAGCTAATAACATATAAATCAAACTGAGCCAGAGATTCAGTGCCACAGTCATCCAGAGACCGCTTTCATAGAGGTTCATCATTGTTTGATTCTTCCGTTCAGGTGCTAGCCAGTATTCACGGTTTGGTAAATTCACCGCACTGACCGGGAGAAACCTGACGGAGTAAAAGGCCAGAAAAATAATAAAATTGATCCCAATAACCGAGGACAAAAACAAAACCTTAAACTCATAAGATGTCGCATAATTACCCGTTGCCTGCCCGTAAAGATTAAAGTGAATGGCAATATTTTCAGGAAGTTCTAAGGTTGAGGCAAGGATTATGGGCAATACCAAGCAAAGCAAGGCAAGAAGTATGAGGTGTGACAAGACCTTCATTATCTTTGTATAATAAAAAATGCTCGTCCTTACAATATTTTCTTTAAACCAAAATGCGCATGTGTGTATCAAACCTTAAAATTAACCGGAATGCATCTTGACTCCCGGAATAAGTGTTTCAAACTGTCACTTAACTTATGAAAGACCTTTTTCTCCCGCGTTTCACTCTTTTTTCTTTATGTTTATCAGTTTTTTTAGCATTCATGTCTCCCCCGCTTGATGCCCAGACGAGCTCCAAAATCTATTCTAATAACCAGTACTCCTTTTCTTATCCTGAAGATTGGAATCTCGAAAAATCTGAAATGGGCACAGTCCTCAAAGGCATGGGTGGCATTTCCATCAATGTGGCCGAGACCCCGCCGACAGAGCTCGCTCCAAAACAATTTGCTGAAGACAGCCTCAAAGAACAGACCAAGGTCGGACAAAAATTCGTCACGACAAAAAAAGAGGATTATAAAACAAAGCAGTCAGGTTATCCTGCTTACAAAATCGGATTTATGGACGGACAAGACGAGTCAGAGCTTCATTTTGTCAAACTCCCCAATGACCGGATCATTGTATTTTCTGTCAGTAAGGATGAGAAATTCTCACCTGATGATTACTCCACAAGCCATCAAATCATTAATTCTGTTACTTATTCCCAGTAGCCTGCTGTAATGACTCATCGGCTGTCTCACTTGTATGTGAGGGGAGTAATGATGCTGGAACACTATTTGTCCCGATAGTTCCTGCGGGAATGGTTGATTGCTCGTAACTGACAAAGTCTGTTTTCTTGATATCGGCGGTTAATTGCAGCAGGACATTTTTGAGTGCGGTATTATAAGAATCGATCAATGTCTGGATATCACGGTCTTTCAGGGGGACCTTTTGAGTGTAAATCTTTTCTAATACCACATTGTCATAAAGATTCTTTGAATGTCCTAAAATCTTATACCCCACGGATAAAACAGCTTTAAAATCCCCCGGGACAGAATAATCCCCGTACATCTGATAGACATACCCGTAAATCATGAAATTTGGCTTTACCAAAGTCCCCGGACGGATGACTTGGCCAAAAAGTTTTTTTGTCTGGATCCACTGGTAGGTCTGCTCCTCGATCAGGATGACAGGAGCCTCTTGGAAAGAACGGTAAAAATCGCTCTCATAGGTGTATTCACCCGTCCTGTATACGAAACTTTTTTTATCATAGGCGACCGTCATTCCGAGTGGTTGCACCATTATGACGACGCTCGGGAATACGGCTTTTTTAGGTGTAGCCGATTCATTCGTGAATTTGACGACATCAAGCATATAGTATTCACGGTTTATCGCTGCCTGCCGGGAAAATCCACATCCCCCCATCAAGACGAGGCCGGTAAAAAGTGTAATGACCAAGAGAAAAATCTTTTTCATATTATTTTTTCTTCTTTTTTGGAGGGTTCACAGCACTGGCCGGGGGCGGCGGGGAACTGAATATGATCTGGGACGGGTCGCGTTTAAGTGTTTCCGATAAATCCCTGACATTATCAGTTATGGCACGGACATTTTCCAGGGAGACCTGGATATTGACCTGGCCGCTGGAGAGCATGCTATCGACCGTATTAATCGTCGATCCCAGCATCGCAGTGCTTTGATTAAGCTCCACCAAGAGGTTTGTGGCCTGGACGACCACAGCGTCCACATCGATGCGTTCGAGTTTCTTAAAGACTTCTTCAGCCGCCTTCAAAAGACGGGAGATATCACTGGGCGCGGAAGGGATATAAAACTCATCGGGCTTCCAGGAAAAAGGGATCATCTTATTTGTTTTCGGATCAAGATAATCGATTTCCATGCTTGATACGCCTGTTAATCCTGCGGTTTGCTGCCTCACCCGTAATCCCCGTTTGATCTCTTGGTCAAAGTTAGCTTGTATCCTTGGATCGCCAAACTCTTCCATGGCGGACTTTTGGACGCGCATCAGGACGATCACATAGTTTTTACGATCCATGGCGGGGACATTATCCTCGTAAACAGACGTACTAAATGTGATGTCGGAGACTTTCCCGATAATGACTCCGCGGAATTTGACCGGGGCACCCACGGTTAACCCCTGCACTGATCCATCGATATATGTCTCGATCAACCTTGCCGGCGGCTGAAAAAAACCTGCACCGGCTAAAATCAAAAGGATTATCAGCATGATTACGGCGATAATCACGAATAACCCGATTTTAAAGTAGTTTGCAGATTGGCTCATTCTTTGTCCTCTTCACGGTTAAAAAAATGTCTCACGATATCATTCGGAGGGTGATCTTTCAGTTGGCCCGGTTCACCCTCAGCAATAATCGACTTTACACTTTTGTCGAGCATGATAATCCGGTCTGATATCTTCATAATGCTGGCCAGTTCATGCGTGACCACGACGAAAGTAATGCCCAAGGACTCCGACAAGGTCAGGATTAAATTATCTAATCCTGCAGCCGTCACGGGGTCCAGCCCAGCGCTGGGTTCATCCAGGAAAATCAAATCGGCATCAAGGGCTAGGGCACGTGCAATGGCCGCCCGTTTTTGCATACCTCCACTGATGCTGGAAGGCAAGTATTCGGCATATTCATCGAGACCGACGAGTTTGAGTTTCATCCGGGAGATGAGTTTAATGGCTGCCGGGTCCAAATCTGTGAATTCTTCGAGTGGCAATCCGACATTTTCCGCAATCGTCATGCTTCCGAATAAAGCCCCACTCTGGTACATGACCCCGAAAGACCTGAGCAATTTGCCCCGGTCATCACCACTTAATGACCAGAGATTTTTATTTTTGATCAAAACCTCTCCGCTCAATGGTTCATATAACCCTATGAGATTTTTGAGGAGTGTAGTCTTTCCGCATCCTGATCCACCGAGAATGACGAAGACCTCGCCTTTTTTCACCGAGAATGTCACATCCTTCAGGATCACATTACCGTCATATCCCGCGACCATCTTTTTCACATCGATAATCGTTTCATCGCTGATCTTCTTTTTTATTCCGGATTGATTACTCATGGCGATTATATCCCCAAAAAGTAAAACATGATGGAGAATATCCCGTCCACCGTAACGATGATGACGATACTGCTCACCACGGCTTTGGTCGTTGAATCACCCACAGCCGTAGGCCCGGAGAGTGTCTTGAGCCCCTGATAACAACCCGCGCCCGCGACAATGCCCCCGAAAAAAAGTGATTTAAAAAGTCCTATCCAAAGGTCCGAAGGATTAAAAGCCTGTTTGAACTGGTTAAAAAAAGCGTCAACCGTGAACCCCTGCAGCAGCATCACCACGAGTCCGCCGGCAATGGCCACGACATTAGCGAACATGGTCAGGAATGGCATCAATACAATGCCCGCGATCATCCGTGAAACCACCAGAAAACGGATAGGATCAACGCCCATTGTAACTAAGGCACTGACTTCTTCATTCACTTTCATGGTGCCAATCTCGGCGGCAAAAGCGGAACCACTACGGCCCGCGAGCACCAAGGCCGTCATAAAGGCACCTAATTCCCTGAGAACGGCTATCGTCAAGAGATCCACAACAAATATCTCCACCCCAAATTGTTTCATGGGGATAGCCGCTTGAAAAGAAATGATCAAACCGACCAGAAAACTAATAAGGGCGACAACGGCAAGGGCATTAACCCCTG
This Verrucomicrobiota bacterium DNA region includes the following protein-coding sequences:
- the panB gene encoding 3-methyl-2-oxobutanoate hydroxymethyltransferase encodes the protein MSEREKITPEILKSYKTRHKQIVALTAYDYPICKLLDESGVDLILVGDSLGMVVLGFPDTTHVTMGHMIHHTRAAARAKPKALLVADLPYQAYESAEQTIDNALALMEAGAEAVKIEGGHEISMQIAALQKERIPFIGHLGMLPQQVVAEGGYKIKGKTDEQARKLLDDAKFLNDSGAAAIVLELVTPPVSQLITESVRTPVIGIGAGANCDGQILVTHDLIGLFPWFRPKFAKAEAVVSEDIKDAVAKWRGTFDK
- a CDS encoding MlaD family protein, whose amino-acid sequence is MSQSANYFKIGLFVIIAVIMLIILLILAGAGFFQPPARLIETYIDGSVQGLTVGAPVKFRGVIIGKVSDITFSTSVYEDNVPAMDRKNYVIVLMRVQKSAMEEFGDPRIQANFDQEIKRGLRVRQQTAGLTGVSSMEIDYLDPKTNKMIPFSWKPDEFYIPSAPSDISRLLKAAEEVFKKLERIDVDAVVVQATNLLVELNQSTAMLGSTINTVDSMLSSGQVNIQVSLENVRAITDNVRDLSETLKRDPSQIIFSSPPPPASAVNPPKKKKK
- a CDS encoding ATP-binding cassette domain-containing protein; this encodes MSNQSGIKKKISDETIIDVKKMVAGYDGNVILKDVTFSVKKGEVFVILGGSGCGKTTLLKNLIGLYEPLSGEVLIKNKNLWSLSGDDRGKLLRSFGVMYQSGALFGSMTIAENVGLPLEEFTDLDPAAIKLISRMKLKLVGLDEYAEYLPSSISGGMQKRAAIARALALDADLIFLDEPSAGLDPVTAAGLDNLILTLSESLGITFVVVTHELASIMKISDRIIMLDKSVKSIIAEGEPGQLKDHPPNDIVRHFFNREEDKE
- a CDS encoding ABC transporter permease, which codes for MPEIKIQKENEKNLRITLSGRLDISAAEALWSQSAKGLRSQSEGAVIVDLSAVDYLDVSGTACLVQIEHLCKEKNLKFSVEGMNPDFESIYKRFTGDNFLFTTPDNRNKLSITQDVGKAAILIYNDLCDYVRFFGELSVVMVKSFSTPHRIRWHDTMVTFEKAGVNALAVVALISFLVGLIISFQAAIPMKQFGVEIFVVDLLTIAVLRELGAFMTALVLAGRSGSAFAAEIGTMKVNEEVSALVTMGVDPIRFLVVSRMIAGIVLMPFLTMFANVVAIAGGLVVMLLQGFTVDAFFNQFKQAFNPSDLWIGLFKSLFFGGIVAGAGCYQGLKTLSGPTAVGDSTTKAVVSSIVIIVTVDGIFSIMFYFLGI